The proteins below are encoded in one region of Aquisphaera giovannonii:
- a CDS encoding NIPSNAP family protein, translating to MQRREFLAASTAAAVGVMGTRTDLVADEPRGRQFYELRVYRFPSRAKQSLYESFLSESAVPAFNRAGINPVGVFRLNAADNPGLKLEGDSTDLYVLLTHESMESVLALEARLAADEAFQGSGRAILRAPKSDPAFSRYESTLLHAMEGFPRLRVPEKGPSRVFELRTYESPNNERAKNKLDMFNAGEFPIFARAGMPGVFFGGAIVGSQLPQLTYMIMHPRREDATKNWDSFRQDPEWKALSSNPGYAENVSRVTALFLRPVAGSQI from the coding sequence ATGCAACGACGCGAGTTCCTGGCCGCCTCGACGGCCGCGGCGGTGGGCGTGATGGGCACGCGGACGGACCTCGTCGCCGACGAGCCGCGCGGGAGGCAGTTCTACGAGTTGCGGGTCTATCGCTTCCCTTCGCGGGCGAAACAATCGCTCTATGAGTCATTCCTTTCGGAATCCGCGGTCCCGGCCTTCAACCGCGCCGGCATCAATCCCGTCGGCGTCTTCAGACTGAACGCGGCCGACAATCCGGGGCTGAAGCTCGAGGGGGACAGCACGGATCTCTACGTCCTCCTGACGCACGAGTCGATGGAATCGGTCCTGGCCCTGGAGGCCCGCCTCGCCGCCGACGAGGCGTTCCAGGGCTCTGGCCGGGCGATCCTGAGGGCCCCGAAGTCGGACCCGGCGTTCTCGCGATATGAGAGCACGCTGCTGCACGCGATGGAGGGATTCCCGCGGCTCCGGGTGCCGGAGAAGGGGCCGTCCCGCGTCTTCGAGCTGCGGACGTACGAGAGCCCCAACAACGAGCGGGCGAAGAACAAGCTCGACATGTTCAACGCCGGCGAGTTCCCCATCTTCGCCCGCGCCGGCATGCCCGGAGTCTTCTTCGGCGGGGCGATCGTCGGGTCTCAACTCCCGCAGTTGACCTACATGATCATGCACCCGAGGCGGGAGGACGCGACGAAGAACTGGGACTCCTTCCGCCAGGACCCGGAATGGAAGGCGTTGAGCTCCAACCCGGGCTACGCGGAAAACGTCTCCCGGGTGACGGCGCTCTTCCTTCGCCCGGTCGCCGGGTCGCAGATCTAG
- a CDS encoding WD40 repeat domain-containing protein encodes MAFSPDGRAVATTQVDFQGKVPAPVYVVERDLAGGAAPRRYLLPRERALGRVAYTPDGRRLLGTGYGPNLYVWDRGRPEPAHVLSSPAGSTLDGIAASPEGRRAAVAVRDLRHVQVWDLETGRSLGIRAAHGGDAKDVAFRPDGRLVASVGRDGVIRYWDPSADPESRVLRGYSRGVLGLAIGVDGTLISSEWQEPGEPGRIVGRAQAWEPPTGWRRWRLERELGGTFSPIAVGRDGRIALGGGESPITWLDAATGVTAGDLGPRGRVTIAAMALSPDGALAATAEFAGQVVTLWDLPAGREARRLVGHSGSIHTLAFHPDGRRLASGDESGELRFWDLDGGRAPRLLESRGIWGAVVDLRFTRDGRLVAADARPAVTVRDPDSSAEPLVLRGVAPGVSCLAIDPSETRVATGGLDGRIQIWDLGTGQELVSLRAHRGPITCLAFLPDGLGLASGSLDGTIQVRDARPVVRPGDQLPPLGPIPPDPHDEGFPADPFAP; translated from the coding sequence GTGGCCTTCAGCCCGGACGGCCGGGCCGTCGCGACCACCCAGGTCGACTTCCAGGGGAAGGTGCCCGCCCCGGTCTACGTCGTCGAGCGGGACCTGGCCGGCGGTGCGGCACCACGGCGGTATCTGCTGCCCCGCGAGCGTGCTCTGGGCAGGGTGGCGTACACCCCGGACGGGCGGAGGCTCCTCGGGACGGGTTACGGCCCGAACCTCTACGTCTGGGATCGGGGACGCCCCGAGCCTGCCCACGTCCTGAGCTCGCCCGCCGGCTCCACGCTCGACGGGATCGCGGCCTCGCCCGAGGGCCGCCGGGCGGCCGTGGCCGTCCGCGACCTGCGACACGTCCAGGTCTGGGATCTCGAGACCGGCCGCTCCCTCGGGATCCGCGCGGCGCACGGGGGGGATGCCAAGGACGTGGCCTTCCGGCCCGACGGCAGGCTGGTCGCCTCGGTCGGCCGCGACGGCGTGATCCGCTACTGGGACCCGTCCGCCGACCCCGAGTCCCGTGTGCTCCGCGGGTATAGCCGGGGGGTACTCGGGCTGGCGATCGGGGTCGACGGGACGTTGATCTCGTCGGAATGGCAAGAGCCCGGGGAGCCGGGAAGGATCGTCGGCCGGGCCCAGGCCTGGGAGCCGCCAACGGGCTGGCGGCGTTGGCGACTGGAGCGGGAGCTGGGCGGGACGTTCTCCCCGATCGCGGTCGGCCGAGACGGCCGGATCGCCCTGGGAGGGGGGGAGTCTCCGATCACCTGGCTGGACGCCGCCACGGGCGTCACGGCCGGCGACCTCGGCCCGCGGGGGCGGGTCACAATCGCCGCCATGGCGTTGAGCCCCGACGGGGCGCTGGCCGCCACCGCCGAGTTCGCCGGGCAGGTGGTGACGCTCTGGGACCTCCCCGCGGGCCGCGAGGCCCGGCGGCTGGTGGGTCACTCCGGCAGCATCCATACGTTGGCCTTCCACCCCGACGGCCGCCGGCTCGCCTCCGGGGACGAAAGCGGCGAACTGCGGTTCTGGGACCTCGACGGCGGCCGCGCACCTCGACTCCTCGAATCCCGAGGGATCTGGGGGGCCGTGGTCGACCTCAGGTTCACCCGCGACGGCCGCCTGGTCGCCGCCGATGCGCGGCCCGCGGTGACGGTCCGCGACCCGGACTCGTCGGCCGAACCCCTCGTCCTCCGAGGTGTCGCGCCGGGGGTGAGCTGCCTGGCCATCGACCCGTCCGAGACCCGGGTGGCGACCGGCGGGCTGGACGGGCGGATCCAGATCTGGGACCTCGGGACGGGCCAGGAGCTGGTCTCCCTGCGGGCCCACCGCGGCCCGATCACCTGCCTGGCGTTCCTCCCGGACGGGCTCGGGCTCGCCTCGGGCTCGCTCGACGGGACGATCCAGGTCCGCGATGCCCGCCCGGTCGTGCGGCCGGGCGACCAGCTACCGCCTTTGGGCCCGATCCCCCCGGACCCGCACGATGAGGGCTTCCCGGCCGACCCGTTCGCGCCCTGA
- the treZ gene encoding malto-oligosyltrehalose trehalohydrolase → MTSPRRWEASLGALPDGDGARFRVWAPEASSVEVVPGGQEPSFPLEKGDEGHFTGRSNRIRTGDRYRYRVDGRGPFPDPASRFQPEGVHGPSEVIAPGRFSWSHPDWPGVSPEDLVIYELHLGTFTPEGTYAAAAARLRHVADLGATAIELMPVADFPGRRGWGYDGVDLFAPARCYGRPDDLRRLVDEAHGLGLAVLLDVVYNHLGPDGNYLAQFSPSYFSQTHGSPWGPAINLDGPNSAPVRDFFVENALHWIHEYRMDGLRLDATHHLHDDSPRHLLAELSARVRGSIGRPIHLIAEDPRNLAHLIQPEGAGGWGMDGVWSDDFHHELRRYLVGDSDGVFRDFRGSLADLARTLERGWLFTGAYSIHRGYHRGTDPAGLPPRRFVFNIQNHDRIGNRARGERLNHQVDLATYRAATALLLTSAATPLLFMGQEWAAGTPFLFFTDHDEELGRKVREGRRREFLTYAEFADEANYALLPDIQADSTFRACKLDWSEPEAEPHASTLRLYRALLRLRREEPALRSNRCGGLHAEPIGEEAMLLRHDPGEGRSLALVARLKGTGAVPVPALAGEDQPRWTVLLTTEDPPFAPDPMPPRIDVGGPGPTIQFDRPGAVLLAAES, encoded by the coding sequence ATGACCTCGCCGCGGCGGTGGGAGGCCTCGCTGGGGGCCCTCCCCGACGGCGACGGGGCCCGCTTCCGCGTCTGGGCGCCCGAGGCGTCGTCGGTAGAGGTCGTCCCGGGGGGGCAGGAGCCTTCATTTCCGCTGGAGAAGGGGGACGAAGGCCACTTCACCGGCCGCTCGAACCGAATCCGGACCGGCGACCGCTATCGCTATCGCGTCGACGGCCGCGGCCCGTTCCCCGACCCGGCCTCGCGGTTCCAGCCCGAGGGGGTGCACGGGCCGTCCGAGGTCATCGCCCCCGGCCGGTTCTCCTGGTCGCATCCGGACTGGCCCGGCGTGAGCCCCGAGGACCTCGTCATCTACGAGCTGCACCTCGGCACGTTCACGCCGGAGGGGACCTACGCCGCGGCCGCCGCACGCCTGCGTCACGTCGCCGACCTCGGCGCGACGGCGATCGAGCTCATGCCGGTCGCCGACTTCCCCGGCCGCCGCGGCTGGGGCTACGACGGCGTGGACCTGTTCGCGCCCGCCCGCTGCTACGGCCGGCCGGACGACCTGCGCCGGCTCGTGGACGAGGCCCACGGCCTCGGCCTCGCGGTCCTCCTCGACGTGGTCTACAACCACCTCGGGCCCGACGGGAATTACCTCGCGCAGTTCAGCCCCTCCTACTTCTCGCAGACCCACGGCAGCCCCTGGGGCCCGGCCATCAACCTGGACGGGCCCAATAGCGCACCCGTTCGGGACTTCTTCGTCGAGAACGCCCTGCACTGGATCCACGAGTACCGCATGGACGGCCTCCGCCTGGACGCGACGCATCACCTCCACGACGATAGCCCGAGGCACCTGCTCGCGGAGCTCTCCGCCCGGGTCCGCGGCTCGATCGGACGGCCCATCCACCTGATCGCCGAGGATCCCCGCAACCTCGCGCACCTCATCCAGCCCGAGGGGGCGGGCGGCTGGGGGATGGACGGCGTCTGGTCCGACGACTTTCACCACGAGCTTCGCCGCTATCTCGTCGGCGATTCCGACGGCGTCTTCCGCGACTTCCGGGGGAGCCTGGCCGACCTGGCGAGGACCCTGGAACGGGGCTGGCTTTTCACCGGCGCGTATTCGATTCATCGCGGCTATCACCGCGGCACCGACCCGGCCGGACTCCCGCCCCGACGGTTCGTCTTCAATATCCAGAACCACGACCGGATCGGCAACCGCGCGCGGGGCGAGAGGCTGAATCACCAGGTGGACCTCGCGACCTACCGGGCGGCGACGGCCCTCCTGCTGACATCGGCCGCGACCCCCCTGCTCTTCATGGGCCAGGAGTGGGCCGCGGGCACCCCATTCCTCTTCTTCACCGACCACGACGAGGAGCTCGGCCGCAAGGTCCGGGAAGGCCGGCGCCGCGAGTTCCTCACCTATGCGGAATTCGCCGACGAGGCGAATTACGCCCTGCTCCCGGACATCCAGGCCGACTCCACCTTCCGGGCCTGCAAGCTCGACTGGTCCGAGCCCGAGGCCGAGCCCCACGCCTCGACCCTCCGCCTCTACCGGGCGCTCCTGCGCCTCCGCAGGGAGGAGCCGGCCCTGCGGTCCAACCGCTGCGGGGGCCTCCACGCCGAGCCCATCGGCGAGGAGGCGATGCTCCTGCGCCACGACCCGGGCGAGGGCCGCTCCCTGGCCCTGGTCGCCCGCCTCAAGGGCACAGGCGCCGTCCCCGTACCCGCCCTGGCCGGCGAGGACCAGCCCCGCTGGACGGTCCTGCTCACGACCGAGGATCCACCCTTCGCGCCGGACCCGATGCCGCCCCGGATCGACGTCGGCGGGCCCGGGCCGACGATCCAGTTCGATCGTCCGGGGGCCGTCTTGCTCGCGGCCGAGTCCTGA
- the glgB gene encoding 1,4-alpha-glucan branching protein GlgB: MPTMEAPERSLEKDQVRARLERDLPDFLRKQRWFAGKARELDSVRLVDATGAGDLPGSNRLIVVEVRYREGNPDLYFLPVAWAAGDEAARLEREYPVRVISRLDAGPGAGILYDSLADPAACTALLDCIGDSCSHATRGGVIRGEPTSFFDAARGPTDRPLPIIRGSAEQSNSAVLYGDRLLMKVFRRLEPGVNPDLEIGRFLAERKHFPGVPKPAGSLWYERPGAQPILLCLLQELVRNQGTGWDHALHEARLYFEQVDRRPGTPPPAPVEEGSLLDLARTDPPAEVRKFIGPYLAAAATLGRRTAEMHVALAGGPEDAAFAPEPLTRQDLRKIAEGVRDQVRMALGSLKDKLDGLPAPVAEPAGRVLAGAPALLDFLDRLPGMNLSASKIRVHGDYHLGQVLRTGEDFVILDFEGEPAKPLAARLEKQTPVKDVVGLLRSFDYAAFASLFAFARDRPDSFARLVPWAHAWQVWVGAAFLKDYLATASGASFLPADPGQLALLLRTFTLDKALYELLYELNNRPDWVGIPLQGIVALIEQRERARPTAEPDRERVPAGRYPVLRSAISDFDVHLLAEGTHYRSYEKLGAHPAEQDGAAGIAFAVWAPNARAVSIVGDFNGWDPSATPMQPRGRAGLWERFVPGLAPGSLYRYAVTGSGGATVEKADPYGFATEIRPGTASMVCDLSRFSWTDQDWMATRRGRNDLGAPISIYEVHLGSWMRVPEEGGRWLTYREMAPRLADYVFEMGFTHVELMPISEHPFDGSWGYQPTGYFAPTSRFGTPDDFAALVDTLHRRGIGVILDWVPAHFPRDPHGLGEFDGTHLYEPADPLRMVHPDWDTYTFDYGRREVSNFLISNALFWLDRYHIDGLRVDAVASMLYLDYSRRPGQWTPNEFGGRENLDAVQFLRRFNERVHAEYPGVLTIAEESTAWPMVSRPTNVGGLGFDLKWDMGWMHDTLDYMATDPINRKYRHDRLTFRGLYAFSENFVLPLSHDEVVHGKGTLLGKMPGDEWQKFANLRLLFGYQFTQPGKKLLFMGQEFGQAREWNHDISLDWHLQEYPFHKGLQRWVRDLDTTYRGEPALHELDCHPSGFSWVDCSDSEKSIVSLMRRARSSDDLILVVCNFTPVPRHNYRLGVPRAGHWEEILNSDAGLYGGSNQGNIGGAGTVPVYSHGQEQSLTLTLPPLAVIALRWRNPERAR, encoded by the coding sequence ATGCCGACCATGGAAGCGCCGGAGCGAAGCCTCGAGAAGGACCAGGTGCGGGCCCGCCTGGAGCGGGACCTCCCGGACTTCCTGCGCAAGCAGAGATGGTTCGCCGGCAAGGCCCGCGAGCTGGACTCGGTCCGCCTGGTGGACGCCACGGGCGCCGGCGACCTGCCCGGGTCCAACCGCCTGATCGTGGTCGAGGTCCGGTACCGTGAGGGGAACCCCGACCTCTATTTCCTCCCCGTGGCCTGGGCCGCCGGCGACGAGGCGGCGCGACTGGAGCGGGAGTACCCCGTGCGGGTCATCTCCCGGCTCGACGCGGGCCCCGGGGCCGGCATCCTCTACGACTCCCTGGCCGACCCGGCCGCCTGCACGGCCCTGCTGGACTGCATCGGCGACAGTTGCAGCCACGCGACCCGCGGCGGCGTGATCCGGGGCGAGCCGACGTCCTTCTTCGACGCCGCCCGCGGGCCGACGGACCGCCCCCTGCCCATCATCCGGGGGTCCGCCGAGCAGAGCAATTCCGCCGTGCTGTACGGCGACCGCCTGCTCATGAAGGTGTTCCGCCGCCTCGAGCCGGGGGTCAACCCGGACCTCGAGATCGGCCGCTTCCTCGCCGAGCGGAAGCACTTCCCGGGGGTCCCGAAGCCGGCCGGCTCGCTCTGGTATGAGCGGCCGGGCGCCCAGCCGATCCTGCTCTGCCTGCTCCAGGAGCTCGTCCGCAACCAGGGCACCGGGTGGGACCACGCCCTGCACGAGGCCAGGCTCTACTTCGAGCAGGTCGACCGCCGGCCGGGGACGCCGCCCCCGGCGCCGGTCGAGGAGGGATCGCTGCTCGACCTGGCGAGGACGGATCCGCCGGCCGAGGTCCGCAAGTTCATCGGGCCCTACCTCGCCGCCGCCGCCACGCTCGGCCGGCGGACGGCCGAGATGCACGTGGCCCTGGCCGGCGGGCCGGAGGACGCGGCCTTCGCCCCGGAGCCGCTCACGCGCCAGGACCTCCGGAAGATCGCCGAGGGGGTCCGCGACCAGGTCCGCATGGCCCTCGGGTCCCTGAAGGACAAGCTCGACGGGCTGCCGGCCCCGGTGGCCGAGCCGGCCGGGCGGGTCCTGGCGGGGGCACCCGCCCTGCTCGACTTCCTGGACCGGCTCCCGGGGATGAACCTCTCCGCCTCCAAGATCCGGGTCCACGGCGACTACCACCTCGGCCAGGTCCTCCGCACCGGCGAGGACTTCGTGATCCTGGATTTCGAGGGCGAGCCGGCCAAGCCCCTGGCCGCCCGGCTGGAGAAGCAGACGCCGGTCAAGGACGTCGTCGGCCTCCTCCGATCGTTCGACTACGCCGCCTTCGCCTCCCTCTTCGCCTTCGCCCGCGACCGCCCCGACTCCTTCGCACGGCTGGTCCCCTGGGCGCACGCCTGGCAGGTCTGGGTCGGCGCCGCGTTCCTCAAGGACTACCTGGCCACGGCCTCCGGCGCCTCGTTCCTCCCCGCCGACCCGGGGCAGCTCGCCCTGCTCCTGCGGACCTTCACGCTGGACAAGGCCCTCTACGAGCTGCTCTATGAGCTGAACAACCGGCCGGACTGGGTGGGCATCCCCCTTCAGGGGATCGTCGCGCTGATCGAGCAGCGAGAGCGGGCCCGGCCGACGGCGGAGCCGGACCGGGAGCGGGTCCCGGCCGGCCGCTATCCGGTCCTGCGATCGGCCATCAGCGACTTCGACGTGCACCTGCTAGCCGAGGGGACGCATTACCGCTCGTACGAGAAGCTCGGGGCGCATCCGGCCGAGCAGGACGGCGCCGCGGGCATCGCCTTCGCGGTCTGGGCCCCGAACGCCCGGGCCGTCTCGATCGTCGGCGACTTCAACGGCTGGGATCCGTCGGCCACCCCCATGCAGCCCCGGGGGCGGGCCGGCCTCTGGGAGCGGTTCGTCCCGGGCCTGGCCCCGGGCTCGCTCTACCGATACGCCGTGACCGGATCGGGCGGCGCGACCGTCGAGAAGGCCGACCCCTACGGGTTCGCGACGGAAATTCGGCCCGGCACCGCCTCGATGGTCTGCGACCTCTCGCGGTTCTCCTGGACCGATCAGGACTGGATGGCGACCCGTCGAGGCCGGAATGACCTGGGGGCGCCGATTTCGATCTACGAGGTCCATCTCGGCTCCTGGATGCGCGTGCCCGAGGAGGGCGGGCGGTGGCTCACCTACAGGGAGATGGCGCCCAGGCTGGCCGACTACGTCTTCGAGATGGGCTTCACGCACGTCGAGCTGATGCCCATCTCGGAGCACCCGTTCGACGGCTCGTGGGGCTACCAGCCGACCGGCTACTTCGCGCCGACCTCCCGGTTCGGGACCCCCGACGACTTCGCCGCCCTGGTGGACACGCTCCACCGCCGGGGGATCGGCGTGATCCTGGACTGGGTCCCCGCGCACTTCCCGCGCGACCCCCACGGCCTCGGCGAGTTCGACGGGACCCACTTATACGAGCCGGCGGACCCCCTCCGGATGGTCCACCCCGACTGGGACACCTACACCTTCGACTACGGCCGCCGCGAGGTCTCCAACTTCCTCATCAGCAACGCCCTCTTCTGGCTGGACCGGTATCATATCGACGGCCTCCGCGTGGACGCGGTGGCCTCGATGCTCTACCTAGACTACTCCCGGAGGCCCGGCCAGTGGACCCCTAATGAGTTCGGGGGGCGGGAGAACCTGGACGCCGTCCAGTTCCTGCGGAGGTTCAACGAGAGGGTCCACGCCGAGTACCCCGGAGTCCTGACCATCGCCGAGGAGTCCACCGCCTGGCCGATGGTCTCGCGGCCCACCAACGTCGGCGGCCTCGGCTTCGACCTGAAGTGGGACATGGGCTGGATGCACGACACCCTGGACTACATGGCCACCGACCCCATCAACCGCAAGTACCGCCACGACCGGCTGACCTTCCGCGGGCTCTACGCCTTCTCGGAGAACTTCGTCCTGCCCCTCTCGCACGACGAGGTCGTCCACGGCAAGGGGACCCTCCTGGGGAAGATGCCGGGCGACGAATGGCAGAAGTTCGCCAACCTGCGGCTGCTCTTCGGGTATCAGTTCACCCAGCCCGGCAAGAAGCTCCTGTTCATGGGGCAGGAGTTCGGCCAGGCGCGGGAGTGGAACCACGACATCAGCCTGGACTGGCACCTCCAGGAGTACCCGTTCCACAAGGGCCTCCAGCGCTGGGTCCGCGACCTCGACACGACCTACCGCGGCGAGCCCGCCCTGCACGAGCTGGACTGCCATCCCTCGGGGTTCTCCTGGGTCGATTGCTCCGACTCGGAGAAGAGCATCGTCAGCCTGATGCGCCGGGCTCGGTCGTCGGACGACCTGATCCTGGTCGTCTGCAACTTCACGCCGGTGCCGCGGCACAACTACCGGCTCGGCGTGCCGCGGGCCGGCCACTGGGAGGAGATCCTCAACAGCGACGCCGGCCTGTACGGCGGCAGCAACCAGGGGAACATCGGCGGGGCCGGGACCGTACCGGTCTACTCGCACGGCCAGGAGCAGTCGCTGACCCTGACCCTCCCTCCGCTGGCCGTCATCGCCCTGCGATGGCGGAACCCGGAGCGGGCCCGATGA
- a CDS encoding alpha-1,4-glucan--maltose-1-phosphate maltosyltransferase, translated as MAPEESKKPKSPPRPAPSRVIVEGVTPEIDAGRFPVKRTVGEEVVVSAFAFTDGHDNLAGVVKYRVVGAADWSEASLRPLGQDLWTGVFVVRQLGWYEYTVEAWIDWFATWLKEITKKAEAGQDVGSELLEGARLVREAAGRATGAEADWLRARADVLGAPSDQGPRVAAAIDPALAAVMVRYPDRSRTEPYDRVLRVMVERERARYGAWYEMFPRSCSPEPGRHGTFRDAEARLPYVASMGFDVLYLPPIHPIGRSFRKGPNNSLTAGPDDPGSPWAIGGPEGGHKAVHPELGTLEDFDRLVASANALGLEIALDIAFQCSPDHPYVREHPQWFRHRPDGTIKYAENPPKKYQDIYPIDFENDDWEALWAELRDVFLFWIGHGVKIFRVDNPHTKPFRFWDWVIRQVWDKHPETIFLAEAFTRPKVMHRLAKGGYPQSYSYFTWRNTKWALTQYFTELTQTDAVEYMRPNLFANTPDILHEFLQYGGRPAFQIRLVLAATLGATYGIYGPPFEQCVGAAWKPGSEEYLDSEKYQVRHWDLDRPGNLRAFIARVNAIRRENPALHHDRNLRFFQTDNDQILAYGKATPDLSNIVVVVVNLDPYHVQSGWVHLPLGELGLGAGPESAYQVHDLISESRFLWHGESNFVLIDPQASPAHIFRVRRKVKTERDFDYYM; from the coding sequence ATGGCGCCGGAAGAATCGAAGAAACCGAAGTCGCCGCCCCGCCCCGCCCCCTCGCGGGTGATCGTCGAGGGGGTCACCCCGGAGATCGACGCGGGGCGGTTCCCCGTCAAGAGGACGGTGGGCGAAGAGGTCGTCGTCTCGGCGTTCGCGTTCACGGACGGGCACGACAACCTGGCGGGGGTCGTCAAGTACCGCGTCGTCGGGGCCGCCGACTGGTCGGAGGCGTCGCTACGCCCGCTGGGCCAGGACCTCTGGACTGGCGTCTTCGTCGTCCGGCAGCTCGGGTGGTACGAGTATACGGTCGAGGCCTGGATCGACTGGTTCGCCACTTGGCTCAAGGAGATCACCAAGAAGGCCGAGGCCGGCCAGGACGTGGGCAGCGAGCTGCTGGAAGGGGCCAGGCTCGTCCGCGAAGCGGCCGGGAGGGCCACGGGAGCGGAGGCCGACTGGCTCCGGGCGAGGGCCGACGTCCTGGGCGCCCCGAGCGACCAGGGGCCGCGCGTCGCCGCGGCGATCGATCCGGCGCTGGCCGCCGTCATGGTGCGATACCCGGATCGCAGCCGGACCGAGCCTTACGACCGCGTCCTGCGCGTCATGGTCGAGCGCGAGCGGGCCCGCTACGGGGCCTGGTACGAGATGTTCCCCCGCTCGTGCTCGCCGGAGCCGGGGCGTCACGGGACCTTCCGGGACGCGGAGGCGAGGCTCCCCTACGTCGCGTCCATGGGGTTCGACGTCCTCTACCTGCCGCCGATCCACCCGATCGGCCGGTCGTTCCGCAAGGGGCCGAACAACAGCCTGACGGCCGGCCCTGACGACCCCGGGAGCCCCTGGGCCATCGGCGGCCCGGAGGGGGGGCACAAGGCGGTCCACCCCGAGCTCGGGACGCTGGAAGACTTCGACCGACTCGTCGCCTCGGCCAACGCCCTGGGGCTGGAGATCGCGCTCGACATCGCCTTCCAGTGCTCCCCGGACCACCCCTACGTGCGCGAGCACCCCCAGTGGTTCCGGCACCGCCCCGACGGGACGATCAAATACGCCGAGAATCCCCCGAAGAAATATCAAGATATCTATCCCATCGACTTCGAGAACGACGACTGGGAGGCCCTCTGGGCCGAGCTGCGGGACGTCTTCCTCTTCTGGATCGGCCACGGCGTGAAGATCTTCCGGGTCGATAACCCGCACACCAAGCCCTTCCGGTTCTGGGACTGGGTCATCCGGCAGGTCTGGGACAAGCACCCCGAGACGATCTTCCTCGCCGAGGCCTTCACCCGACCCAAGGTCATGCACCGCCTGGCCAAGGGGGGCTATCCGCAGTCCTACAGCTACTTCACCTGGCGCAACACCAAGTGGGCGCTGACCCAGTACTTCACCGAGCTGACGCAGACCGACGCGGTGGAGTACATGCGGCCCAACCTGTTCGCCAACACGCCGGACATCCTCCACGAGTTCCTCCAGTACGGCGGCCGGCCCGCGTTCCAGATCCGGCTGGTCCTCGCGGCCACGCTGGGCGCCACGTACGGCATCTACGGCCCCCCGTTCGAGCAGTGCGTGGGGGCGGCCTGGAAGCCCGGGTCCGAGGAGTACCTCGACTCCGAGAAGTACCAGGTCCGGCACTGGGACCTCGACCGGCCGGGGAACCTGCGGGCGTTCATCGCGAGGGTCAACGCCATCCGCCGCGAGAACCCCGCGCTGCACCACGACCGCAACCTGAGGTTCTTCCAGACGGACAACGACCAGATCCTCGCCTACGGCAAGGCGACGCCGGACCTCTCGAACATCGTCGTCGTGGTGGTGAACCTGGACCCCTACCACGTCCAGTCGGGCTGGGTGCACCTGCCGCTCGGCGAGCTCGGCCTGGGCGCCGGGCCCGAGTCCGCGTACCAGGTCCACGACCTGATCAGCGAGTCCCGCTTCCTCTGGCACGGCGAGTCGAACTTCGTGCTGATCGACCCCCAGGCCTCCCCGGCCCACATCTTCCGCGTGAGGCGGAAGGTGAAGACCGAGCGGGATTTCGACTACTACATGTGA
- a CDS encoding c-type heme family protein, translating to MSSRVRRMGWFSGWAVVASLALAAGWSASASGPEAGSDPALERTRAQAKMLDDLFKVAVVDITNRYNGQPAVKVAKSLFAAAEQKQYFKAKLMDATGNPLDEANVPKDDFEKRAAEAMRSGKTYLEQVTGQGESRRLRVATIVPAVTEKCARCHGVQKGDLLGFLSYDLPVK from the coding sequence ATGTCGAGTCGGGTCCGTCGGATGGGATGGTTCTCCGGGTGGGCAGTGGTAGCGTCGCTGGCGTTGGCGGCGGGATGGTCCGCCTCGGCCTCCGGGCCCGAGGCGGGGAGCGATCCCGCGCTCGAGCGGACGAGGGCGCAGGCGAAGATGCTGGACGACCTGTTCAAGGTGGCGGTCGTCGATATCACCAACCGTTACAACGGGCAGCCGGCGGTCAAGGTCGCCAAGAGCCTCTTCGCGGCGGCCGAGCAGAAGCAGTATTTCAAGGCGAAGCTCATGGACGCCACCGGCAACCCTCTCGACGAGGCGAATGTACCCAAGGACGACTTCGAGAAGCGGGCGGCCGAGGCGATGCGCTCGGGCAAGACCTACCTCGAGCAGGTCACCGGCCAGGGCGAGTCCCGCCGCCTCCGCGTCGCCACGATCGTCCCCGCCGTGACCGAGAAGTGCGCCAGGTGCCACGGCGTCCAGAAGGGCGACCTGCTCGGCTTCCTGAGCTACGACCTGCCGGTGAAGTGA
- a CDS encoding Uma2 family endonuclease has translation MSPETQVAATIEDLARVEGKAELIGGRIVRFIPTGYRPGRIAARIFRSLDDHAEATGRGVAIPDNVGFAIAEIASGRQSFSPDAAYTMGPLPSNPMRFLEGAPTFAVEVRSENDYGPAAEAELAAKRADYFEAGTAVVWDVDPVRRLVRKYLPNAPGDHTLFAPGQHADAEPAVPGWRVAVDWIFT, from the coding sequence ATGTCGCCCGAGACTCAGGTGGCTGCCACGATCGAGGACCTCGCTCGCGTCGAGGGGAAGGCGGAGCTGATCGGCGGGAGGATCGTGCGGTTCATTCCCACCGGATATCGGCCCGGCCGCATCGCAGCGAGGATCTTCCGGAGCCTCGACGATCATGCCGAGGCAACCGGTCGCGGCGTCGCCATCCCCGACAACGTCGGTTTCGCGATCGCGGAGATCGCCTCGGGGCGCCAGTCGTTCTCCCCGGACGCCGCGTACACGATGGGTCCGCTCCCGTCCAACCCGATGCGATTCCTGGAAGGCGCCCCGACCTTCGCCGTGGAGGTCCGCAGCGAGAACGACTACGGCCCCGCCGCCGAGGCCGAGCTGGCCGCCAAGCGAGCCGACTACTTCGAAGCCGGCACCGCGGTCGTCTGGGACGTGGACCCGGTCCGAAGGCTCGTCCGCAAGTACCTCCCCAATGCCCCAGGTGACCACACCCTCTTCGCCCCCGGCCAGCACGCCGACGCCGAGCCCGCCGTCCCCGGCTGGCGCGTCGCCGTGGATTGGATCTTCACCTAA